The Daphnia pulex isolate KAP4 chromosome 7, ASM2113471v1 genome includes the window TTAAAAGACTGGAATATTTACATGCTGAAAAATACGATATGTTGCTCATAATCAATCTTTATGAAATATGaaacgagagaaataaaaactaaaagaataCGATTTCACTTAACAACTTTATAATGCTAAACCGTGAGACCGATGCAAGCTCTTATTCTTAGTCATGTTTCCGACTTAACGCAACTTACGACATACCAAGATTCAAAAATCTTCCGCAGTCATTCACATCACAAATGATACCGTACTATATttaccattttaaaaataagtcatCAAACTTCAAAGGGATCAATTAGTTCTCCTGAAAAATAAGATTCTTTCTCGGACAAAAAATGTTACCGCAATTCAATTAGAGACGACTGTGAAAGTGAATGGTATTCGTTTGCACTtgacaccaaaataaaatgcaaaAGTAATATTTGCAAGACTTTGTTCCGTTAGTGACCCAATTTGCAAAGAAGGAACCACATTCGAACACACCCAGACCCCTCCCAAAAGTAtcattttttctcccttcaccCGTTCCCATTCACACCCAACTATAAAAGCCCAGATAGAGAATATGAAAAGTATCAGTTGTTCTACAAATCAACCGGATTCAACATGAAGCTGGTAAGGAGACGACAAAATCACACCATTGGCATTTAATCAGTCAGCAAAACAGCAACAGCcataaaattcatttgtgcTTTAATTGCCTCAGACTTGGGACTAAATTaagtgaaatattattttctatagTTTGTTATCGCCACTGTCTTGGCCGTCGCTGCCGCTGCCCCTTCCAGCTACAAGCCGGAACACGAAGCCCCAGCCTACGCTGCCCCAAGTTACTCTGCCCCGGCTTACGCTGCCCCAAGCTACTCTGCTCCGGCTTACGCTGCTCCGGCCTACGCCAAGGATAACAAATACGCCGGCATCACCGTCACCAGCCAATCTGATGAGCGCAATCTCGACGGCAGCAGCCAATGGAGGTAATAAAAATCAACGAAATGTTAATTCTACTTTATTTACTAGTTATAACCTTGATGGATTCAATCGGTTAATCATTTCTTGATATTGATTAATATGTGCAGCTACGCCCAGTCTGACTACACGACCCGCGAGGAATCGCAGGTGCAAAAGAAGCTCCAAGGCGTCGCCTACGACTCTTACGGCAAAGCAACTTACGAGGATGTGATGGGCAACACCAACAAGGGATCTTCTTACTGGGTTTCCCCCGAAGGCaagaaattcactttgacctgGGTCGCTGATGAGCAGGGATTCAAACCCAAGGGCGACcacttgcccgtcgctcccgttCACGTCTACGAACTCcccgtcgctcccgtccaTGAATACGAACTCCCAGTTGCTCCCGCTCTTCCCTACAAACGCACCGGACTCGGTTATTCTGGCACCAgttattactaaattattaaattattagaccaatgaatgattgaatgatgtcatatttgatgttttctttgCGATAATGTTGAGTATGATtgtgtaaataaatataaaccATCGAAGATTAAAACAAGTTTCTCAAGTTCTACCTTTTTTACGAACTTGTAGCCGAAACTATAGTGACAATTTTCCCCCTTAACTTCACATCTAATTTAAAGCTATAATTTAAGGAGACTTGAGAAACACTCGGGGACACTTTTATACTATTTGGCAATCTCTCtatctttttgtatttgatttcattggaagttttttatttgctggATATCTTTCGTATTTTTACGATTCGCTTTGACTAAAACTGTAGAAACTGAATGGCACTGAAAAGACGCATTCCATCGGTCATTCTATGCTGAATTTCAGCCTTTCAGGAGACCGAATAACTGGATGATGCCCATTTCTtgtggatttaaaaaaaagttagaacATATACCATGAAAGCATGAACAAGGTGGAGTGTGAAACTCAAAATCAGACTTTTATCAATTAGACTCTCTCCAGAAAATTAcgataatttttcaaaacagccCCCCACCCCCAAAAATGCGATAATAtcacgaaaaattattttttaaattgagaaaCATCTATGCGGGTTACTAGATAAATAAATCCTGATCTCACTAAAAGAATATTACAACCTTTTTAcgaaaaatcgaattttttttaaagggtaCTCAAGGGCGTTGTTTTACAAAGCTGCGGGGAAATGCTTCCGGATATGGGTGAATTGGCTATAgaggtttttccatttggttcgtgtaagtagagggaaaagtcgtgcggctagtcgactagtgcgcaccatggcggtggatagccgaaacttgctgcagacttTGCTTGATCCAAACGATAGTCACCGTAAGGCCATGTACTGTAACCTGTCAggctgtcagcagcaaaagtgaaacctgttttttttcttaagtgtttaaaatgacaaaag containing:
- the LOC124197455 gene encoding endocuticle structural glycoprotein SgAbd-4-like isoform X3 yields the protein MKLFVIATVLAVAAAAPSSYKPEHEAPAYAAPSYSAPAYAAPSYSAPAYAAPAYAKDNKYAGITVTSQSDERNLDGSSQWSYAQSDYTTREESQVQKKLQGVAYDSYGKATYEDVMGNTNKGSSYWVSPEGKKFTLTWVADEQGFKPKGDHLPVAPVHVYELPVAPVHEYELPVAPALPYKRTGLGYSGTSYY